Proteins co-encoded in one Cinclus cinclus chromosome Z, bCinCin1.1, whole genome shotgun sequence genomic window:
- the LOC134056866 gene encoding E3 ubiquitin-protein ligase TRIM15-like isoform X1, producing MDEPPQAVVMKTSGGLSETCEEKIQSHLQSLRKVLAEFLDWRASEEKRHQDYLVQAVPSVLQQSEWVLGYLFFPKPLLKEHMGSYPRGILAPCKTLHPAGVVGADPGQEMSEAKRGRIEAEFERLRRLLAEQERTVLGRLAELDHTFAAAHAEKSLRVAEGVAQLHRLIGQLEARCSPQDVGSTLSSWSEMRLHLPSGLPKELEKSLSSCCRQSHALWEALETFRDTDHPMGLPTSKTTLETGTTPLPQLLAERKSVWWDEEEEQVKAREPR from the exons ATGGATGAGCCACCACAGGCTGTAGTCATGAAGACTTCTGGAGGACTGAGTGAGACCTGTGAG GAGAAAATCCAGTCTCACCTGCAATCCCTAAGGAAGGTGTTGGCAGAATTTCTGGACTGGAGAGCAAGCGAAGAGAAAAGACACCAGGACTACCTGGTACAGGCAGTCCCTTCAGTTCTTCAGCAGTCTGAATGGGTCTTGgggtatttatttttccccaagcCCCTCTTGAAGGAACACATGGGATCATATCCAAGAGGCATCCTGGCGCCCTGCAAAACCCTACACCCAGCTGGAGTGGTTGGTGCAGATCCCGGGCAG GAGATGAGTGAAGCCAAGAGGGGCCGCATTGAAGCTGAGTTCGAGCGGCTGCGCCGGCTGCTGGCGGAGCAGGAGCGCACCGTGCTGGGGAGGCTGGCTGAGCTGGACCATACCTTCGCAGCTGCCCACGCTGAAAAATCATTGCGGGTGGCTGAGGGGGTTGCACAGCTCCACAGACTCATTGGGCAGCTGGAAGCCAGGTGCTCGCCCCAG gaTGTTGGGAGCACCCTAAGCAG CTGGAGTGAAATGAGGCTCCACCTCCCCTCAGGGCTCCCcaaggagctggagaagagcctgagctcctgctgccgCCAAAGCCATGCTCTGTGGGAGGCCCTGGAGACGTTCAGAG ACACGGATCATCCCATGGGTCTCCCCACATCAAAGACTACGCTGGAGACTGGCACAACTCCTCTCCCACAGCTCttggcagaaaggaaaagtgtgtggtgggatgaggaggaggagcaggtcAAGGCCAGAGAGCCCCGTTGA
- the LOC134056866 gene encoding E3 ubiquitin-protein ligase TRIM11-like isoform X3, which yields MDEPPQAVVMKTSGGLSETCEEMSEAKRGRIEAEFERLRRLLAEQERTVLGRLAELDHTFAAAHAEKSLRVAEGVAQLHRLIGQLEARCSPQDVGSTLSSWSEMRLHLPSGLPKELEKSLSSCCRQSHALWEALETFRDTDHPMGLPTSKTTLETGTTPLPQLLAERKSVWWDEEEEQVKAREPR from the exons ATGGATGAGCCACCACAGGCTGTAGTCATGAAGACTTCTGGAGGACTGAGTGAGACCTGTGAG GAGATGAGTGAAGCCAAGAGGGGCCGCATTGAAGCTGAGTTCGAGCGGCTGCGCCGGCTGCTGGCGGAGCAGGAGCGCACCGTGCTGGGGAGGCTGGCTGAGCTGGACCATACCTTCGCAGCTGCCCACGCTGAAAAATCATTGCGGGTGGCTGAGGGGGTTGCACAGCTCCACAGACTCATTGGGCAGCTGGAAGCCAGGTGCTCGCCCCAG gaTGTTGGGAGCACCCTAAGCAG CTGGAGTGAAATGAGGCTCCACCTCCCCTCAGGGCTCCCcaaggagctggagaagagcctgagctcctgctgccgCCAAAGCCATGCTCTGTGGGAGGCCCTGGAGACGTTCAGAG ACACGGATCATCCCATGGGTCTCCCCACATCAAAGACTACGCTGGAGACTGGCACAACTCCTCTCCCACAGCTCttggcagaaaggaaaagtgtgtggtgggatgaggaggaggagcaggtcAAGGCCAGAGAGCCCCGTTGA
- the LOC134056866 gene encoding E3 ubiquitin-protein ligase TRIM7-like isoform X2, whose protein sequence is MDEPPQAVVMKTSGGLSETCEEKIQSHLQSLRKVLAEFLDWRASEEKRHQDYLEMSEAKRGRIEAEFERLRRLLAEQERTVLGRLAELDHTFAAAHAEKSLRVAEGVAQLHRLIGQLEARCSPQDVGSTLSSWSEMRLHLPSGLPKELEKSLSSCCRQSHALWEALETFRDTDHPMGLPTSKTTLETGTTPLPQLLAERKSVWWDEEEEQVKAREPR, encoded by the exons ATGGATGAGCCACCACAGGCTGTAGTCATGAAGACTTCTGGAGGACTGAGTGAGACCTGTGAG GAGAAAATCCAGTCTCACCTGCAATCCCTAAGGAAGGTGTTGGCAGAATTTCTGGACTGGAGAGCAAGCGAAGAGAAAAGACACCAGGACTACCTG GAGATGAGTGAAGCCAAGAGGGGCCGCATTGAAGCTGAGTTCGAGCGGCTGCGCCGGCTGCTGGCGGAGCAGGAGCGCACCGTGCTGGGGAGGCTGGCTGAGCTGGACCATACCTTCGCAGCTGCCCACGCTGAAAAATCATTGCGGGTGGCTGAGGGGGTTGCACAGCTCCACAGACTCATTGGGCAGCTGGAAGCCAGGTGCTCGCCCCAG gaTGTTGGGAGCACCCTAAGCAG CTGGAGTGAAATGAGGCTCCACCTCCCCTCAGGGCTCCCcaaggagctggagaagagcctgagctcctgctgccgCCAAAGCCATGCTCTGTGGGAGGCCCTGGAGACGTTCAGAG ACACGGATCATCCCATGGGTCTCCCCACATCAAAGACTACGCTGGAGACTGGCACAACTCCTCTCCCACAGCTCttggcagaaaggaaaagtgtgtggtgggatgaggaggaggagcaggtcAAGGCCAGAGAGCCCCGTTGA